TCTCTAATTTTATTTGATGTTTTATTCCCTATGAAATTTTCCATAATAAAACTTGAAGATAAAAAAGATTAAATTACATGGTTTGTTAATCAAAAGTATATCTCTTTTATAAGAAGGATTAATTATGGCTGATGTATCAACAAGTGGCTGGGATGTAGTCAGTGTTACAGATATTGAAACACTGAATAAAGTTATTAATGAGGGTGATAACCATCCTAAATCATTTTCAGACTATATAACGGTGGTTGGTAATGATTTAAAAGTAGAAGGGGAATGGGGGGATTGGTCTATCGCGAATGAAGCCAGCGGTAAAAATATTTACATGCAGTGCAGCATTAAAAATGCCACTGTGACTTATATAGGAAAATCTTATCCTATAAATGATGATAAAAATGCCTAACAATCCACATTAAATATAGAAATTTCACTGGATGGTATTGAGACCGATCCTACTGAATGGATAGGTGATGATGAAACGTCTGAAATATCGAAAGATACAAAATGTTATAAGTTAATGGTGGATAGCAAAGCGGTGATTGTAGTTACGGGATCTAATTACACCAATAAAGAGCTTTATTCGCCCGAAAATGGTTTAGCATCACTTGTAGATATCGTTTTAAAAAATTGGTTTAATCGAAATGTAGGAACTTTCAAACAAGTATTTTCCGTCGTATTAATAGGATTAAAAGCAAATAAAGGTGATTTTCAATGGCTCAAACCATCGGCCTATAGTTATTCAGCAAATAGCTCTATAGATCAAAAATCTGCTGCTTTTGCTGCCTTAACATTAGTCGATGGAAAAACAGACATTGGTGATCTACAGCAAACAGTTGATATAGCAGCGTTGCAGGTTGTTAAGGAATATGGTGCTAATGCAGCGCTGATCATAAGTAAATCAATGTTTGTTAAGCATATTCTGTTAGAAGCGGCAGTTGCCCTTGTTAAGGGCTCTACAAAAGCTGATTTTGAAATAGACAAAAATGGATTATCACTTACCAATATTAAAGATACTGTTTGGCAGGATTTTGTCGGTCCTGACGATGAAATCATGTCTCCCACCATTCCCGCACAAAGTTTTATTTTGACTCTTCAATCTGATTTTATTCATATAAGTATTAGTGGCGCTCATTATCGTCCTCGATGGGGGGTAACTGTATATATGGGAATAGAACAGAACTTTCGATATAAAGTAGAAAAAAATAAAAATGGAGAACCTGTTTTTGTACCAGATGAAAAAGGTTTAGGAGATGCGGTTGTTAGTTGTTCTGTTAAATTTGATAACTGGCTAGACTGGCTAAACATTACGACTGGAATAGTGACATCAATTGCTTCAGTTATTGCATTAGGAACGAGTTTAGCAGGGGTTATAGCTAAAACTGGAATGGCGACATTGGTCCCTGATGCAAGCGCAAAAATTGCCTCTTTCTCATTTAAATTATTTAATTTCACTATCAAATTGGAAAAGTTAGCTCCTATTGCTGCTGCAATTCAACGAGGTGTGGTTTCAAATCCTTCTGTATTTAATGTTGTAAAAATTGGTTCAGCAGTGACTGCAGCAACGACAGGTATTATATGGGGAGCAACGACACTATCAGAAGCAATATATCATCAGATCTTTGATGATGTACCTAGTTTTAAAATATTTTCACGTAATTTTACTGGCGCAGTGAAATGGCCTGGTATTGAAAATATAGAATTAAAATCGGCAACATTAGTCGATAGTTTTGTTATCGGATTAAAAATGAGTTAAAAGAAAAAGGATATTCATATGGATATGTATAATTGGGATATGGTTTGTGCTGCAAAGTGTTCATCAATTAATGATAAAATTGCAAATAACAGAGAATTATTTATTAAGGAATTTACTTTTAAAAGTGAAAATAATAGTTTAATTGAAGGAGAATTTGATAGTTGGCAAATTGTATCGGGAGGAAGCTCTCAAAGAATTCATTTTATAACACCAATTAAAAAAGGAAAATTAACAACAACAATTGTAGGTGAAAAACTAGATATTGTTGTTGATGGAATATGTCCTAAGATAGAAATTGAATTAGAGTTTGTGGGAAATGATGTTAATCATACTATATTAAAAATAAACTGTAAAAAGTTAGAGAAAAAACAAATAAATATTTATTCAGGAGATGGCAGTATTGTTATATTAGATGATGATATAAATAATATTTTTCCTAAAGATGAAAAGTTCGCATCAGAATTATTCTCTGATTTAATGGCTAAAATGATTATTGAAAATAAAGAAAAATTACAATTTATTTTTTCTGAGTTAATTAGTTTACCTGATGGTAATAATACATGGATGAAAAGCCATATAATTCAATATTCTTACAATGAGAGTATTAATGGTGAATTAGGTGTTCTTGGTGTATTAACTATTTTGGAGGCTAATCCAAATCCACCAAAATTAACAGATCTACAATTACAATTTGATCATAACTTGGTTAGAAAAGAAGATAAATCAGGTTTTCTTATCGCTAAATGGGCTTTTGTAAAATATGTTATTCTTGAAGGATTGCCCCATATTTTTCAAGGTTCTCGTAAAGAACATTTTAAAATTGGAGAGAATAATATTATTCATAACAATGGGAAGATCCCATTAAATAAAATGAATGGTTATACGCCTTATTTTGATAGTGCACTTATTGAAATAATTAGTGATAAAATCATTATAAATAATGCAACAGGAACTTGTGATGTTGTTTCGTATAGTAGTTATGTTTCTTTTAGCTTATCAAGTCAATACAAAATATCATTAGAATATAGTAATAATAGACCACGAGTGAAACTCATTTCCTCTTCTTCTCCATCATTTACTTCTCAAGCTCATGACGATGTTGCTTTAATCTTTTGGATCTTTGGAGGGTGGGTTGTTGATGCCTTAATTCAAGGGATCCGTAGTCAAATGAGTTATCTTCTTTGGAGCTTTGGTAATTATGGTATGGAATTCGATGTTTTCCCTATTAGTATGAATATTGATGCTAAATATAAAGAATGTGGATTATCTGAAAACTTTTTCGTGCGCAGTTAATTAAATGGAATTTAAATTATGAAAGAAATTGCAACTTATGGTTGGGATGTTGTTTATGCTACAAATTACAAAATAATTAATAAATATATCGATAAAAATAAACATTATCCTCAAAAATTCTCAGCTTCGAAAAAAATTATAACTTCATTATTTAAAATATCAGGTGAATGGACTAATTGGTCGTTAAAAAAGGGGGGAACTGGAAAAAATATTTTAATTGAGTGTATTGTTTCTTCTGGTGGGTTATATGATGAAAAAGATACGTTAATAGGATCATTAGAAGGGAGTTCAATAACGATTCAAATTACATTACAAAAAAAAATTGATACTTCAAAAACAATTGAAGATCCCTCTTCTTTAAATAATGGAGTACCGTGGATACTACAAGTTAATGATAAATCTATTGATATGTCAAATGCAGTTATTATAGTCGAAAGTCATTATACGAATATTGTAGAGGGAACGAAAGAGGTTTTAGATCTTTTATTTTTATCCTATTTTAATGAAAATATTAAAGAATTTGATTATATATTTTCAATTATTATGTTAGACCTTGACTCTATAAATGAGGATCTTCAATGGATTAAATCGACGGCATTTAGCTATGCTGTTGCACATACAAAAAGCGACGAAAGTTCAGATATATTTTCATGCTTGAATCTTATTGATAGCAATAAAAATATTGGAGATAGACAACAATCTATTGATAATAGAATATCTCATTTTTTTACGAATAATGTTGATGCTTTAGTTATTTTTAGTAAAGAAATATACACTAAATATTTTTTACTTCCAGCTGCTGTTAACTTTATTAGTGGAAGTAAAGAGGATGATTTTGAAATAAGTGAATATGGTTTATCTGTTTATAATAAAAAAGAACTCATATGGGGGGAATTTGTTATTGGCTCAAAAACAGAAAATGAAGTTATAAAGCCTTTAATACCTGCGAATGGATTAAATATTAATCTTCAACAAGATCGTATTCATATTAATATTAATGGTGCAACGTTTAGACCTAAAAAAGGACATGTCACTTCAACAATTAATATCAATCAATCTTTAACATTTGAAATGGTGAGGAATGATAAAAATGAACTAATATTTATTCCTGATTTGAAAAATATCAATGATATAAATATTAATATCACTAATAAAGTCGATAAAGGTATTATTATTACTGACATTATTTTAGGTGTTATCACCATTATGGCATCACTCGTTTACGGTGTCGCTGCATGGAGAGATATTAGTTTAATTGCTAAGATTGGACAGGAAACAGAAACAGGCTATGAGTTGATTTCACTTTCTAGAACGTTTGCTGGAGTTGAAGAAGCTGAATTGGCTGAAATGATGTGGGATACCGTAGATATTGGTACTAATCCCGTTTATAGACCAACATCTATTCCGATTAAAAATAGTCTCTCTGTTGCTCAATCAATTTCTTCAACCTTTGTTGAAGGAGAGGTCAGTTCTGCTAATTTGGTTAGAGCTGCATTTAGTGAGCTTTATGACGATCTTGAGTCTTTAAATTCATTTGCATCGAATTATACAGGGACAAGCGCATTATCTGGTCTTAAAGCTTCAGAGGTTCAAACTGCACAATTTGCTGATAGTTTGGTTATTGGTATCAGCCTAGATGATACCTTAAAATAAATTGTATTATATTATAAGGATATATTATGGAACCATATTCATTGAATGAAATCGCTGAATTTGAAAGAATTGAATTACTAGAAGAGAATTTAAATGCATTTTCTTATCGTAATGATCCTGAACATATTGCAAAGTTTTATTTATTTTTTGTCGCGAGGAAATCTGACGATAGTTATTATTTACTTGATGAAAATAAATTAACATCTGCCATTCAAAATAAAGAAATAAAATTTGTAAATTTTTTTACAGGGGAAGAATATACGGTTAGTGCTTCATATCCTGATCCTGATAATAATTCTTTTTTTGTAAGCAAGTTTTTTATTAGAAATAATGTGAATATTATTGAGGTAACTGCTGGGGCATTTAAAGGTTATGCCCCGATTAGTGTTATTTTTAAAACGGATGCCACTAAAGCCATTTCAACAGAATTTATGGCCATGTCTGGATTTGAAAGTAGAGTATTAATTTATCAAGAAAAATAAAATAAAAAATTATTTTTACATAAAAAATTAAATTTATATAAGGTGAAAATATGGAACAATTTCATCAATCTCAAGCTTTTAATTTTACGAGTGCGCTAACAGGTCATGTTGATCCTCGTACAGGTGTTTTCTGTACTAATATTACTATTGCCCATTTGATTGGCAATCAACATATGGGACCGGAATTATCACTAACACTTTCTTATTCTCCATTAAATTTTTATAATCTTCTTTATGGTTTTGGTATTGTTGATAACTTAACTAGCTATAATAAGAATTCTAAAATATTAACTTTATCAACAGGGCAAGTCTATAAAGTTAAAGAAGAAAAACAAGAAAGCACATTTATCCATGCTAAACCAAAAAATTTTAAATTTTCTAAAAAAGGAAATGAACTTTGGGTTTTATATAAGTCAGGAGTCAGTGAAAAATTAACTTCTTATAATACTGCTGATGATGTAAAAGTTGTTCGTGAGATATACAGCCCTTCAGGCAATAAACTTACCTTAGAGTGGGAAGCATTTGGTGATAGTTTTCGTTTAAAATCGGTAAGAGATAACAGTAGCGAGTTATTCAAAGCGACTTATTCAGAAACACTGGGAAGAATACAATTTGATATTTGGCCAGAAACGAATGAAAGTTATTCAATCATCTTATATAAACAAGATATTTTTCTTTCAACAGTGACGATCTGCGTGCTAAATACCGATTTAGTTTGGCAATTATTTTATACTCGTTATGGTCGTAGTAATATTCATAAGTATTTAACTAAAATTATTACTCCAACAGGATTAGTTGAGCATGTTGAATATCAAACTAATGGACATCGATTACCAGAAGGCAATCAAAGTTATCAAGTTAATTCTCGAAGCCCAATTCGAGTTATAAATAAGATCCCTTATATCGCTTATGTGAAAAAACACTTTGTTTCACCTGGTTTAGGCACGAAAAAGCAAATAGTTGAATATGATTTTTCAGAGAAAAATTTTCTTGGTTACGGTGGTGCTAGCGCCAGAATAACGACCAATGGACAAGATTATTTATATAATGTCGAAAACAATTATCAATATGATTCAATAGAAAAAAGAAAAGATACTGATAAAAATATTACTTTTGCAACGAAGCGAATATATAATAGTTTTCATTTAGTTATCGAAGAAAGAGAACAAACAATTTCTCATACTAATGAGATATTATGTGAAAAAATCACTCAGATAACATATTACGCTGATATAAATAAAAGCTTTGAACAGCAGTTACCTCAATATCAAATGCCAAAAGAATACCTGATAATTTGGAAGCAAGGTGATAATTATCGCCGAGAAAAAAGTATAACTGAGTATGATAATGAATGTAATATTATTTCAATGGTTGCTTTTGATTCAACCAAATCTGAATTTACTTATTATGATCCCAGTGGTGAATCAGGAAAATGTCCAGCAGAACCAAATGGTTTTAAAAAATTTATAAAAGAAGAAACGATTACACCTGCTACAACTGAATTTGAAACACCGACGAGAAAAAAACAATATCTCTATGACAGTTTTTCCATAAAAAATAGCCAGTTATTACCTGTTAATAATATGGTATTACTTACATCAGAAATAATTTTATCTAATAATAACCAAATAAGAAAGCAAAGTATCTCTTATTATAATGATGTTTCATCTGATAATTTGGGACGAGTTTTAGAAAAAAAAGTAACAATAACAGAACAACAAGTAGAGACGTTATCTCTTAAGGAAGAATATGAATGGAGTTATTCAAATAGCGATTATATTTCCTGTATTAAGAAACTAACAGGAATTAAAGATAATATCGTTGTTTCTACAGAAAAACGTTGGACGCCTATTTCTTATCGATTAATTATGGAAAAAGATACACAAGGAAATATTTCAGAGTACCAATATGATAAATTAGGGCAAGTGATATCAAATATCCTATCGCCTAAGACCCCATATGAAAATAAAATTGAATATGAATTAAATATTGCTTTATCTAATGTACCAATTGAATTTTCGGTTAAAGATGCGTTAGGGAATAAATATTTAAGTAAAATGGATGGAGAAGGTCGGATTGTTGAGAAATTTTATTTTACTGAAGAAATTCCTAATGGATTTAGAATAGAAAAATATGATTATAATTCATTAGGAAAA
This portion of the Proteus vulgaris genome encodes:
- a CDS encoding TULIP family P47-like protein translates to MADVSTSGWDVVSVTDIETLNKVINEGDNHPKSFSDYITVVGNDLKVEGEWGDWSIANEASGKNIYMQCSIKNATVTYIGKSYPINDDKNA
- a CDS encoding TULIP family P47-like protein, coding for MVDSKAVIVVTGSNYTNKELYSPENGLASLVDIVLKNWFNRNVGTFKQVFSVVLIGLKANKGDFQWLKPSAYSYSANSSIDQKSAAFAALTLVDGKTDIGDLQQTVDIAALQVVKEYGANAALIISKSMFVKHILLEAAVALVKGSTKADFEIDKNGLSLTNIKDTVWQDFVGPDDEIMSPTIPAQSFILTLQSDFIHISISGAHYRPRWGVTVYMGIEQNFRYKVEKNKNGEPVFVPDEKGLGDAVVSCSVKFDNWLDWLNITTGIVTSIASVIALGTSLAGVIAKTGMATLVPDASAKIASFSFKLFNFTIKLEKLAPIAAAIQRGVVSNPSVFNVVKIGSAVTAATTGIIWGATTLSEAIYHQIFDDVPSFKIFSRNFTGAVKWPGIENIELKSATLVDSFVIGLKMS
- a CDS encoding TULIP family P47-like protein; the protein is MDMYNWDMVCAAKCSSINDKIANNRELFIKEFTFKSENNSLIEGEFDSWQIVSGGSSQRIHFITPIKKGKLTTTIVGEKLDIVVDGICPKIEIELEFVGNDVNHTILKINCKKLEKKQINIYSGDGSIVILDDDINNIFPKDEKFASELFSDLMAKMIIENKEKLQFIFSELISLPDGNNTWMKSHIIQYSYNESINGELGVLGVLTILEANPNPPKLTDLQLQFDHNLVRKEDKSGFLIAKWAFVKYVILEGLPHIFQGSRKEHFKIGENNIIHNNGKIPLNKMNGYTPYFDSALIEIISDKIIINNATGTCDVVSYSSYVSFSLSSQYKISLEYSNNRPRVKLISSSSPSFTSQAHDDVALIFWIFGGWVVDALIQGIRSQMSYLLWSFGNYGMEFDVFPISMNIDAKYKECGLSENFFVRS
- a CDS encoding TULIP family P47-like protein, with amino-acid sequence MKEIATYGWDVVYATNYKIINKYIDKNKHYPQKFSASKKIITSLFKISGEWTNWSLKKGGTGKNILIECIVSSGGLYDEKDTLIGSLEGSSITIQITLQKKIDTSKTIEDPSSLNNGVPWILQVNDKSIDMSNAVIIVESHYTNIVEGTKEVLDLLFLSYFNENIKEFDYIFSIIMLDLDSINEDLQWIKSTAFSYAVAHTKSDESSDIFSCLNLIDSNKNIGDRQQSIDNRISHFFTNNVDALVIFSKEIYTKYFLLPAAVNFISGSKEDDFEISEYGLSVYNKKELIWGEFVIGSKTENEVIKPLIPANGLNINLQQDRIHININGATFRPKKGHVTSTININQSLTFEMVRNDKNELIFIPDLKNINDININITNKVDKGIIITDIILGVITIMASLVYGVAAWRDISLIAKIGQETETGYELISLSRTFAGVEEAELAEMMWDTVDIGTNPVYRPTSIPIKNSLSVAQSISSTFVEGEVSSANLVRAAFSELYDDLESLNSFASNYTGTSALSGLKASEVQTAQFADSLVIGISLDDTLK